Proteins co-encoded in one Synergistes jonesii genomic window:
- a CDS encoding proline racemase family protein yields MKVGKLVAVVDSHTCGEPTRIVVGGAPVLKGRSMPERWDDFKRNHDDFRRFIMTEPRGHENMFGAVLVPPISEEADTGVIFCDSGGSVSMCGHGSIGLASAMINLKMVEVKEPYTDVTLDTPAGLVTISVSVKDGEAVGAVLRNVPAFVYRQGCSLYMPSLGKHVDMDICFGGSFFAMLDAEDFGLTLIPSESSKIKALGVEAIAEANKQFHVQHPLIAQNNMILLAEFGIYKNNDNARNCVVFGASNIDRSPCGTGTCAKMALLAAQGKLKPEEVFRHESIIGTIFEGHYSEKTKIGDFDAITPFVRGEANITGFNWLIEQSRDPLLPGFLLC; encoded by the coding sequence ATGAAAGTCGGCAAACTTGTTGCGGTAGTCGACTCGCATACATGCGGAGAACCGACGCGCATCGTCGTAGGCGGGGCGCCGGTACTCAAAGGCAGGAGCATGCCCGAAAGATGGGACGACTTTAAGCGCAATCACGACGATTTCAGACGTTTTATCATGACAGAGCCGAGAGGTCACGAAAACATGTTCGGCGCGGTGCTCGTTCCGCCTATTTCCGAAGAAGCCGACACGGGAGTCATCTTCTGCGACTCCGGCGGCAGCGTTTCCATGTGCGGGCACGGTTCTATAGGCCTCGCGTCGGCAATGATAAATTTAAAAATGGTGGAAGTAAAGGAGCCTTATACCGATGTAACGCTGGACACGCCGGCGGGGCTCGTTACGATATCCGTCAGCGTAAAAGACGGGGAGGCGGTCGGCGCCGTCCTACGCAACGTCCCCGCGTTTGTCTACCGACAGGGATGCAGCCTGTATATGCCGTCGCTCGGCAAACATGTCGATATGGATATATGCTTCGGAGGCAGTTTCTTCGCCATGCTGGACGCGGAAGATTTCGGCCTGACGCTCATACCCTCAGAATCTTCAAAGATAAAGGCACTGGGAGTGGAGGCTATCGCGGAGGCGAACAAGCAATTCCACGTGCAGCATCCTCTTATAGCGCAGAACAATATGATTCTTCTGGCGGAGTTCGGTATATACAAAAATAACGACAACGCCAGGAACTGCGTAGTCTTCGGGGCCTCCAACATCGACCGTTCGCCGTGCGGCACGGGGACTTGCGCCAAAATGGCGCTGCTCGCGGCGCAGGGAAAGCTTAAGCCGGAGGAAGTTTTCAGGCATGAAAGCATTATAGGAACTATTTTCGAAGGACACTATTCGGAAAAGACAAAGATCGGCGATTTCGACGCGATCACACCATTCGTGCGCGGCGAAGCCAATATAACGGGTTTCAACTGGCTCATCGAGCAGAGCAGAGATCCGCTGCTCCCCGGTTTTCTGCTCTGCTGA